The genome window AAAGCCCTGCCTTTACTGAATCCGGCCGACTACTTTTTTGTAATCAATGGCGATGTCTTTTGCCCAAATTTTCCCATTGGCCAATTGCTTGAGCAGCTGAAAGCGTGTCGCCAGCAAACCAATCCGCCACTGGCCCACCTCGTAATGGTTCCGAACCCCGTCCAACACCCTGAGGGGGATTTCTACCTTCAGAACTCCGGGGTAAGCGATAGCCCCACAGAAGGAGCTGAAAAGCTTACTTTCTCAGGGATTGGCTTGTATCACCGTGATTTATTTAAGGGTTTAGAGCTTGATATTCCAGCAAAGCTGGCTCCTCTCCTCAGGGAGGCTATGGCTGAAAATAGGGTCTCCGGTGAAAAATACAGCGGACCATGGCACGATGTAGGTACTCCACAACGATTACAAGAGCTCAATGCAGCTAATGAATAAGTCTAATATTTACCAACAACGCCGAATTGAATTAGCGAAACAGATTTGCGCCAAGACAGCCGGTGGTATTGCCATCATTACCACCGCCCCTGAATCTGCCCGCAACCGCGATAGCGAGTTTCCATATCGCCATGACAGTGATTTTTTCTACTTAACTGGTTTTGAAGAGCCAGGAGCAACGCTAGTCCTCAAAATTGCCGGTAGCAGTAGCAACCCTCAATTGGAGTCCCACCTCTTTTGCAGGCCTAAAGATGCTGAGCGCGAGATCTGGGATGGCATCCGCTTGGGGCCAGAAGCAGCGCCCGAAGCTTTAGGCGTGGAATACGCTCACAGCAATCATGAGCTTGATCAAAAACTCAGCGAGCTATTGGCAGACCAAGAGGCTATCTATATTCGCCTCTCAGAGAGTGCAGAGACCGATCGTCGCTTACGCCACTGGATGAAACAGGTGCGCCAACAAGCCCGTTCCGGTGTCAATCCACCTTCCGAGCTGCATGATATTGAAGCCTTGGTTCATGAGATGCGTCTCTTTAAAGATGCGCATGAAATCGACATCATGCGAAGAGCCGCTGAAATATCCGCGCGCGCCCATATTCGTGCAATGCAAGTATGCAAGCCAGGAATGCGCGAATACCATCTCGAAGCAGAATTACTCCATGAGTTCCGCCATAGCGGAGCGCAGAGCGTGGCCTACAACAGCATTGTGGCTAGTGGTGCGAACTCCTGCATTCTTCACTACCGCGCAGGCTCTACTGAATTACGCAGTGGTGAGCTATGCCTGATTGATGCCGGGTGCGAGCTCGATGGCTATGCCTCAGATATCACACGCACATTTCCAGTGAACGGTAAATTTACTAGTCCTCAACGTGCCTTATATGACATCACGTTGGCAGCGCAAGAAGCAGCCATTGCCGCAACAAAACCTGGCAACACTTTCATGCAACCCCATGAAGCGGCACTCAAAGTTTTAACGCAAGGTCTGCTAGATGAAAAACTCTTGAAGCTCTCTGAGCTAGGCTCTCTAGATAACGCTATTGAATCTGGCGCCTATCGTCGCTTTTATATGCACCGCACTTCGCACTGGCTAGGCATGGATGTTCACGATGTCGGCTCTTATCGCGAACAGTTCAGTGCCAGCAAAAATTCCTCCGAGGAAAAACCTTGGCGTGTTCTGAAGACAGGCATGGTTCTCACGATTGAGCCAGGCCTATATGTACGCCCAGCAGATGATGTGGATGAATCATTTTGGAATATCGGCATCCGCATTGAGGATGATGCCGTAGTAAATGATTCTGGCTGTGAATTAATTTCTCGCGGGGTTCCAGTCAAGGCCGATGAGATCGAATCTCTGATGCAAAACCATTAATACGTCAGCCAGCATGCCAAACGATAGTTACGATATTTTGATTCAAGGGGGCGGGCCTGTCGGCCTTGCTTGTACAGCATGGTGCTTACAAAAATTCCCCGAAGCAAAAATCGCATTACTGGATCGCAACCCGCAAAACGATGCCGATCTGGTTGCGGCCGATAGCAGGGGTATCGCCCTCTCCCATGGCAGCAAGTTGCTGCTGGATACGATCAATGCATGGCCTACAGAATGCGCCGATATTCATCGAGTACATGTATCCCAAGCGGGCCGCTTTGGTAGAGCCTTAATGACTCGTGAAGAACTGAAACAAGATGCGCTGGGTCACATCATTCGCTATCGCGATATTCATCTCACGCTTCGCAAAGCCTTAAGAACCATTCAAGCTCAAAGCCCGAATTTTGTATGGCGCCATATTGATGCGGACACCAATACCAACGCGATTCAAGCTAAATGCATCGTGCATGCCGAAGGTGGCCTATTTAGAACGCAAGATTGGGTAGAGTCCGGTCGTGACTATGAACAATCTGCTTTAGTAGGTTTAGTTGAAGTTGAGAATGCGGCGCCTCACCAAGCATGGGAACGATTTACCGCGGAAGGTCCCCTAGCGGTTTTGCCAAGCCACTATGGCCCGAATATTTTGAATCTTGTATGGTGCGGCTCCCCGCAATCCTCTCAGACAAGACTGCAATTGAGTGATGCGGATTTTCTAAAAAGTTTGCAAGCAGAATTTGGCTCACGTATCGGTCAATTCCTCCAGGTTCAAGATCGTCGTCTGTATGAGTTAGGCCTTAATTACCGCAAAGAGATTACTCAAGGCAATGAAGTTTGGATTGGTAATGCCGCACAGACCCTGCACCCGGTTGCTGGGCAAGGCCTCAATTTGGGACTCCGCGACGCTTATCTATTGGCAGAAAAGCTGAGCGCCCTTTTCTCGAGGTCAGATGATGAAAAAACTTCCGCAGCCATTCAAAAAACCTTGGGGGACTATGCCCAAAGTCGTAAAGTGGACCGTACTGCCACCATTGGCCTGACCGACTTTATGGCACGGGTTTTCACCTCAAACCTACTTCCAGTGGTTGTGGCCAGGGGATTGGCTTTATCGGCCCTCCAATGGCTTCCCCCAGTCAAGACAGCCTTAGCCCGCCAGATGATGTTCGGCAGGCGCTAAGAGCCTGAAATAGCCCCTAAAACCCAAGCATTACTCGTTTCACCTAAATCACGGAATTTGCCTATTTTTTAGGCAAATTGAGGGGTGATTGTGCTAAAGTGTCAGGCTTCCCGATCACCAGACATACCCCTTTCTTTATACCTAGCCCAGCACAATAAAAATGAAGATTGGTCCACACCTCCTCGCGAATAAGCTGTTTGTCGCCCCAATGGCCGGAGTGACCGATCGCCCTTTTAGGCAGCTTTGCAAAAAGCTTGGGGCTGGGTATGCCGTATCTGAAATGATTGCGTCCAACGCCCTCTTGTGGAAAAGCGAAAAAACACAACGTCGCGCCAATCACCAGGGGGAATTTAAGCCGATCGCGGTGCAGATCGCTGGAGCAGATCCCCAGATGATGGCAGCGGCTGCAAAACTCAATGTTGACCATGGCGCACAGATCATCGATATCAACATGGGATGTCCCGCAAAAAAGGTTTGCAATGTCGCGGCGGGCTCCGCACTGCTAAGAGATCAACCTTTGGTGCAGCAGATTTTAGAGGCGGTAGTTCAAGCGGTTAGCACAGGCCCGGATGCGGTACCAGTGACCTTAAAGATTCGCACTGGCTGGGATCGCGAACACAAGAATGCTATTGATATTGCCCGTCTTGCCGAACAGTCTGGCATTTCCATGTTGACTGTTCATGGCCGCACTAGAGCGGATCTGTATCACGGTGAAGCGGAATACGAAACGATTGCGGCTGTGAAAAGTAGCGTCTCCATACCAGTAGTAGCCAATGGCGACATCACTACCCCGGAAAAAGCAGCTTTTGTTTTACAAGAGACTGGTGCAGATGCCATCATGATTGGTCGCGCAGCCCAAGGACGTCCCTGGATTTTTCGAGAGATTAATCATTTCCTGGAAACGGGTGGCAAATTACCCACACCACAAATTAATGAGATTCAAAGCATCATGAACGCCCACCTCATAGACCACTATGAGTTCTATGGCGAGTACATCGGACTTCGCACTGCACGCAAGCACATTGGCTGGTACTGCAAAGGACTGCGAAATTCACATGCATTCCGCCAAAGAATGAATACGGCCGATGATTGCAAAACACAATTACAGATGGTGAATGATTTTTTTGATGAGATGAAATCCCATTCAGACCGTTTGTTATTTTTAGAAGCAGCCTAACTTCAGTTTTTAGTGATTGATTACCTATGACAAATAAGCACCCCATTACCGAATGCATTGAAACCCAACTGCAACGCTACTTGGATGACCTCAAGGGAACTCCGCCATCAGATTTGTATCAAATGGTTTTAGCGGTAGTCGAAAAACCAATGTTAGAGCTAGTGATGCAACACGCCAAACAGAATCAGTCCTTGGCAGCGCAATATCTCGGCATCAATCGCAATACCCTGCATAAGAAATTACTTGAACATCAATTACTCAAGTAATACAAACTCATTCCTAAATTATTTACCCATTAAACCTTCCTACTGAATATGATCCGTACAGCCCTCCTCTCCGTCTCCGATAAAAACGGCATCGTGCCTTTTGCTAAAGCCCTGCATGAGCAAGGCGTCAAGCTAATCTCTACTGGCGGCACAGCTAAGCTCTTGGCTGAAAATAAGCTGCCTGTCGTAGAAGTTTCTTCATTAACTAAATTTCCAGAAATGTTGGATGGCCGCGTGAAGACATTACACCCGATGGTGCATGGTGGTCTGCTTGCTCGCAGAGACCTTCCTGAGCACATGGCTGCACTGAAAGAGCACGGCATCGACACAATTGATATGCTTGTGATCAATCTTTACCCCTTCAACGAGACGGTTGCTAAGGCAGACTGTTCATTTGAAGATGCGGTTGAGAACATTGATATTGGCGGTCCAGCAATGTTGCGTGCCGCTGCGAAGAATCATCAAGATGTCACTGTATTGATCTCGCCAGAAGACTACGCTCCTGTATTGGATGAGATGAAGGCAAACAAGAATGTGGTTTCTTATAAGACGAATCTGGGATTAGCTAAGAAAGCATTTGCCCATACCGCCCAATACGATGGCGCTATTGCAAACTATCTGAGCGCATTAGGCGATGACTTAGACCATAAGGCACGCTCAGCCTATCCTAAAACACTCCATCTCGCTTTTGAAAAAGTACAAGAGATGCGTTACGGTGAAAATCCACATCAGTCAGCTGCCTTCTATAAAGATATTTACCCAGTAGATGGCGCGCTTGCCAATTACAAACAACTACAAGGGAAAGAACTTTCCTATAACAATATTGCTGATGCAGACTCTGCCTGGGAATGCGTAAAGAGCTTTACTGGTAATGCTGGTGGTGCCGCAGCTTGCGTAATCATTAAACATGCCAATCCTTGTGGCGTAGCCGTTGGCGCAAATGCGCTCGAGGCTTATCAGAAAGCATTTAAGACCGATCCAAGTTCTGCATTTGGCGGCATTATCGCCTTTAATGTGCCTTGTGATGGTGCTGCGGCAGAAGCCATCTCTAAGCAATTTGTAGAAGTGTTAATTGCGCCCAGTTTTAGCGATGAAGCAAAAGCCCTCTTCGCCACCAAACAAAATGTGCGCCTATTAGAAATCCCACTTGGCACTGCATTTAATGCTTTTGATTTCAAACGTGTTGGTGGCGGTCTATTAGTGCAATCTCCTGACGCGAAGAATGTGTTGGAAAGCGAAATGCGCGTAGTGAGCAAACGTTTGCCAACTCCAAGCGAAATGCACGACATGATGTTTGCATGGCGCGTTGCTAAATTCGTGAAATCCAACGCTATCGTGTATTGCGCCAACGGTATGACCCTCGGAATTGGTGCAGGACAGATGAGTCGCGTGGATTCTGCGCGTATGGCGAGCATTAAAGCGGAGAACGCTGGTTTGAGTCTCAAAGGCTCCGCGGTAGCAAGCGATGCGTTCTTCCCATTCCGCGACGGATTGGATGTAGTGGTAAATGGCGGTGCAAGTTGTGCCATTCAACCAGGTGGCAGCATGCGTGATGATGAAATCATCGCGGCGGCAAATGAGCATGGCATCGCCATGATCTTTACCGGCACACGCCACTTCCGCCACTAAACGACACTAGAGAATCTCTGAGTACCCCATGCGCTGGATTGGAATCGACCCGGGATTACGTACAACAGGTTTTGGTGTCATCGATGTTGATGGTCAAAAACTCACGTATGTGGCCTCCGGAACGATTGAAAGTGGTGATCCAGCCAAGGGGCTACCAGAGCGCCTAGGCGCGCTCTATGCTGGTGTAAAAGAAGTTTTAGAGACCTATCACCCAGAGGCAGCCGCAATTGAAGAGGTGTTCCTTAATGTCAATCCACGCTCGACTCTGATGCTGGGACAAGCAAGAGGGGCGGTGATTGCTGCCTTGGTTTCTGAAAAGCTCTCTGTTGCTGAATACAGCGCCTTAAGAGTGAAGCAAGCAATCGTCGGCACTGGCCGAGCTGCCAAGCCTCAAGTCCAAGAGATGGTGAAACGACTATTACGCCTTAATCGCGCTCCAGGTACGGATGCATCAGATGCGCTGGGGGTAGCCATTTGCGCTGCGCACCACGCCCAGATTCCCAAAGCCATTACCGCCGCATTAGCCCCTAAGAAACGCAGCAAGTAAATAATAAGCAAAAAATATCTAAAGACATTACAGGTTAAGATCTTCACATGATTGGTCGCATTCAAGGAATTCTCGTTTCAGTTCATCCACCTCGACTCTTGGTAGATTGCCAAGGCGTTGGTTATGAAATTGATGTGCCAATGAGCACGCTGTATCAACTACCAGAGACCAATCAAAAAATTACTCTACTAACGCACTTCCAGGTTCGCGAGGATGCGCAGCAACTCTTTGGCTTTGCGACAGAAACAGAGCGCGAAGCATTCAGGCAGTTGGTCAAAATTAGCGGCGTCGGTT of Polynucleobacter sp. AP-Nino-20-G2 contains these proteins:
- the murU gene encoding N-acetylmuramate alpha-1-phosphate uridylyltransferase MurU gives rise to the protein MNQTSNAIALPCLLLAAGRGERMRPLTDNLPKPLLTIKNKSLLAWHLEALSRAGIRQIVINHAWLGQKIEDALGDGSQFDLKIQYSPEVSALETAGGIRKALPLLNPADYFFVINGDVFCPNFPIGQLLEQLKACRQQTNPPLAHLVMVPNPVQHPEGDFYLQNSGVSDSPTEGAEKLTFSGIGLYHRDLFKGLELDIPAKLAPLLREAMAENRVSGEKYSGPWHDVGTPQRLQELNAANE
- the pepP gene encoding Xaa-Pro aminopeptidase, with amino-acid sequence MNKSNIYQQRRIELAKQICAKTAGGIAIITTAPESARNRDSEFPYRHDSDFFYLTGFEEPGATLVLKIAGSSSNPQLESHLFCRPKDAEREIWDGIRLGPEAAPEALGVEYAHSNHELDQKLSELLADQEAIYIRLSESAETDRRLRHWMKQVRQQARSGVNPPSELHDIEALVHEMRLFKDAHEIDIMRRAAEISARAHIRAMQVCKPGMREYHLEAELLHEFRHSGAQSVAYNSIVASGANSCILHYRAGSTELRSGELCLIDAGCELDGYASDITRTFPVNGKFTSPQRALYDITLAAQEAAIAATKPGNTFMQPHEAALKVLTQGLLDEKLLKLSELGSLDNAIESGAYRRFYMHRTSHWLGMDVHDVGSYREQFSASKNSSEEKPWRVLKTGMVLTIEPGLYVRPADDVDESFWNIGIRIEDDAVVNDSGCELISRGVPVKADEIESLMQNH
- a CDS encoding FAD-dependent monooxygenase is translated as MPNDSYDILIQGGGPVGLACTAWCLQKFPEAKIALLDRNPQNDADLVAADSRGIALSHGSKLLLDTINAWPTECADIHRVHVSQAGRFGRALMTREELKQDALGHIIRYRDIHLTLRKALRTIQAQSPNFVWRHIDADTNTNAIQAKCIVHAEGGLFRTQDWVESGRDYEQSALVGLVEVENAAPHQAWERFTAEGPLAVLPSHYGPNILNLVWCGSPQSSQTRLQLSDADFLKSLQAEFGSRIGQFLQVQDRRLYELGLNYRKEITQGNEVWIGNAAQTLHPVAGQGLNLGLRDAYLLAEKLSALFSRSDDEKTSAAIQKTLGDYAQSRKVDRTATIGLTDFMARVFTSNLLPVVVARGLALSALQWLPPVKTALARQMMFGRR
- the dusB gene encoding tRNA dihydrouridine synthase DusB, which codes for MKIGPHLLANKLFVAPMAGVTDRPFRQLCKKLGAGYAVSEMIASNALLWKSEKTQRRANHQGEFKPIAVQIAGADPQMMAAAAKLNVDHGAQIIDINMGCPAKKVCNVAAGSALLRDQPLVQQILEAVVQAVSTGPDAVPVTLKIRTGWDREHKNAIDIARLAEQSGISMLTVHGRTRADLYHGEAEYETIAAVKSSVSIPVVANGDITTPEKAAFVLQETGADAIMIGRAAQGRPWIFREINHFLETGGKLPTPQINEIQSIMNAHLIDHYEFYGEYIGLRTARKHIGWYCKGLRNSHAFRQRMNTADDCKTQLQMVNDFFDEMKSHSDRLLFLEAA
- a CDS encoding helix-turn-helix domain-containing protein translates to MTNKHPITECIETQLQRYLDDLKGTPPSDLYQMVLAVVEKPMLELVMQHAKQNQSLAAQYLGINRNTLHKKLLEHQLLK
- the purH gene encoding bifunctional phosphoribosylaminoimidazolecarboxamide formyltransferase/IMP cyclohydrolase — its product is MIRTALLSVSDKNGIVPFAKALHEQGVKLISTGGTAKLLAENKLPVVEVSSLTKFPEMLDGRVKTLHPMVHGGLLARRDLPEHMAALKEHGIDTIDMLVINLYPFNETVAKADCSFEDAVENIDIGGPAMLRAAAKNHQDVTVLISPEDYAPVLDEMKANKNVVSYKTNLGLAKKAFAHTAQYDGAIANYLSALGDDLDHKARSAYPKTLHLAFEKVQEMRYGENPHQSAAFYKDIYPVDGALANYKQLQGKELSYNNIADADSAWECVKSFTGNAGGAAACVIIKHANPCGVAVGANALEAYQKAFKTDPSSAFGGIIAFNVPCDGAAAEAISKQFVEVLIAPSFSDEAKALFATKQNVRLLEIPLGTAFNAFDFKRVGGGLLVQSPDAKNVLESEMRVVSKRLPTPSEMHDMMFAWRVAKFVKSNAIVYCANGMTLGIGAGQMSRVDSARMASIKAENAGLSLKGSAVASDAFFPFRDGLDVVVNGGASCAIQPGGSMRDDEIIAAANEHGIAMIFTGTRHFRH
- the ruvC gene encoding crossover junction endodeoxyribonuclease RuvC, with amino-acid sequence MRWIGIDPGLRTTGFGVIDVDGQKLTYVASGTIESGDPAKGLPERLGALYAGVKEVLETYHPEAAAIEEVFLNVNPRSTLMLGQARGAVIAALVSEKLSVAEYSALRVKQAIVGTGRAAKPQVQEMVKRLLRLNRAPGTDASDALGVAICAAHHAQIPKAITAALAPKKRSK